In the genome of Ignavibacteriales bacterium, one region contains:
- a CDS encoding acyl-CoA thioesterase, whose protein sequence is MISIKRKVSFYDCDPAGIIFYSKIFDYCHSAYEELINSFKLNESYWNNEEYIVPIIKSEATYSKAIKYGDVITIELNVTQIKSSSFELEYICKNENGEVTNTVMTVHVFVDRKNWKKINIPEVINKKLNAV, encoded by the coding sequence ATGATATCCATCAAAAGAAAAGTAAGCTTTTATGACTGCGATCCTGCAGGAATAATTTTCTATTCAAAAATATTTGACTATTGCCATTCAGCTTATGAAGAACTCATTAATAGTTTTAAGCTAAATGAAAGCTATTGGAATAATGAAGAATATATTGTCCCCATAATTAAAAGTGAAGCAACATATTCCAAAGCAATTAAGTATGGTGATGTGATTACAATTGAGCTAAATGTGACGCAAATAAAATCATCATCATTTGAACTTGAATATATCTGCAAAAATGAAAACGGGGAAGTAACCAACACTGTGATGACCGTTCACGTCTTTGTTGATAGAAAGAACTGGAAAAAGATTAATATCCCTGAAGTAATAAATAAAAAATTAAACGCTGTTTGA
- a CDS encoding FAD-dependent oxidoreductase gives MKRRDFIKTTGVAAAGSIILPRFSFANIKSKNVIIIGAGISGLAAAYKLKQNGINVTLIEARNRIGGRIFTHSFPDENLTCELGAEWVGMSHTRLIELCKEFGLELQNHQFETDLIMNSEYKKSGEWDFSPEWNKKYEALLKSFNDLPEDSQLKKDFDKLDWWRYLVNNGINEKDLELKELLDSTDFGETIRQVSAYAGIAEYAESSEKNEMDFHIKGGNSQIIFKLAEAVGNENIILKTKAIKVEQKSGKVFVHCDNGASYEGDNVICTIPTYALLKIDWQPLLSKNYLEALNELQYSRIIKSSVLFKERFWKNESLDMITDTLPHYFFHSTKNQTGTKGILTSYAVGDRAYVLSKMKQDKKIDEICAALQPAFGDVKKYAENLVSYYWGSDAFTQGAYAIYNKHQWLEVRAELNKNHDRVYFAGEHLADWQGFMEGAINSGEEAAEKIIGTF, from the coding sequence ATGAAGAGACGAGACTTCATTAAAACTACAGGTGTTGCTGCAGCCGGTTCTATAATTCTTCCGCGATTTTCATTCGCGAACATTAAATCTAAAAATGTAATCATTATCGGAGCCGGAATATCGGGACTTGCCGCCGCATACAAGCTTAAACAAAATGGAATAAATGTTACGCTGATCGAAGCAAGAAACAGGATCGGCGGAAGAATCTTCACTCACAGTTTTCCCGATGAAAACCTGACTTGCGAGCTTGGTGCAGAATGGGTTGGAATGTCTCACACAAGATTAATAGAATTATGCAAAGAGTTCGGATTGGAACTACAGAATCACCAGTTTGAAACTGATTTGATCATGAATAGTGAATACAAAAAATCAGGTGAATGGGATTTTTCTCCTGAGTGGAATAAGAAATATGAAGCATTACTAAAGTCTTTCAATGATCTTCCTGAAGATTCACAACTCAAAAAAGATTTTGACAAACTTGATTGGTGGAGATATCTTGTAAACAACGGGATAAACGAAAAAGATCTTGAACTCAAAGAACTTCTCGACAGCACAGATTTTGGCGAAACAATACGACAGGTCTCTGCTTATGCAGGTATAGCTGAGTATGCTGAATCAAGTGAAAAGAATGAAATGGATTTTCATATCAAGGGTGGTAACAGTCAAATAATATTTAAGCTTGCTGAAGCAGTCGGTAATGAAAATATTATTCTTAAAACCAAAGCAATAAAGGTTGAACAGAAAAGCGGGAAAGTATTTGTCCACTGTGATAACGGCGCATCATACGAAGGCGACAATGTGATATGCACGATACCAACATACGCGTTATTAAAAATTGATTGGCAGCCATTGTTATCTAAGAATTATCTCGAAGCATTAAACGAACTTCAGTATTCAAGGATAATAAAATCATCTGTACTTTTTAAAGAGCGATTCTGGAAGAATGAATCACTTGATATGATAACTGATACACTACCTCATTATTTTTTTCATTCAACAAAAAATCAAACCGGCACAAAAGGAATACTTACATCCTACGCAGTTGGGGACAGAGCTTATGTTCTATCAAAGATGAAACAAGACAAAAAGATTGATGAGATTTGTGCTGCTTTACAACCCGCATTCGGTGATGTGAAAAAATATGCGGAAAATCTCGTAAGCTACTATTGGGGTTCTGATGCTTTTACTCAGGGCGCTTATGCTATTTACAATAAACATCAATGGCTTGAAGTAAGAGCTGAGCTAAATAAAAACCACGATCGAGTTTATTTTGCCGGTGAACATCTCGCAGACTGGCAGGGTTTTATGGAAGGTGCTATTAACTCAGGTGAAGAAGCGGCTGAAAAAATAATCGGGACGTTTTGA
- the menE gene encoding o-succinylbenzoate--CoA ligase — protein sequence MKSIKNLLFTSSIYDKNTPVLINNENSLTPFELELSLNRYAHTLKSSGVSKGELVPILLDNNINFIVTVISLWRVGAVPVPLSTKQLNSELFAKLDFLNSRLLITDNLFNGLNAKSIRTISVPSKDFNKHELVEHNTPGEEEIAVIIFTSGSSSKPKAVQLSFRNLFAGALASDQLLKHTESDKWLASLPFFHIGGFSILTRSLIFGIPVILPEDIDAKSISVSIEKFHPTLISLVAAQLSELLKIDFEFSSIKNCLIGGGPSSSSLMTEAINKGWKVSKVYGSTETSAMVAGFSVNDYPEKINSSGKIFDDVKIRIVDESGKELSSNNEGEIHIKSDSVMPGYLNNPELTSQLLVDGLYHTGDFGYLDDEGFLFITSRRSDIIVTGGENVNTFEVENVILSNEYVSETSVVGIADEKWGQVVCAAVVLKNNFSLSESELKIFLKENLASFKIPKKFIFIDELPKSPLSKIEKEKIRAMFTVE from the coding sequence ATGAAAAGTATTAAGAATCTCCTTTTCACTTCTTCGATTTACGATAAAAACACTCCGGTTCTCATCAACAATGAAAATTCTCTAACTCCATTTGAACTCGAACTTTCATTAAACAGGTATGCACATACTCTAAAATCTTCCGGGGTTTCAAAAGGTGAATTGGTCCCGATCTTGCTTGATAACAATATCAACTTTATTGTAACGGTGATTTCATTGTGGAGAGTTGGTGCAGTGCCTGTTCCATTAAGTACAAAACAGCTTAACTCTGAATTATTTGCTAAGCTTGATTTTCTGAATAGTCGTCTTTTAATAACCGATAATCTTTTTAACGGATTAAATGCAAAATCCATAAGAACGATTTCTGTCCCCTCAAAAGATTTTAATAAACATGAATTAGTAGAACATAATACTCCTGGCGAAGAAGAAATTGCTGTTATCATTTTCACATCAGGAAGTTCAAGTAAACCTAAAGCAGTTCAGCTTAGTTTCAGAAATTTATTTGCAGGTGCTCTGGCTTCTGATCAATTGCTCAAACATACTGAATCGGATAAATGGCTTGCCTCACTTCCCTTCTTTCACATTGGCGGATTTTCAATCTTAACACGTTCGTTGATTTTTGGAATTCCAGTTATTCTCCCTGAAGATATTGATGCTAAGTCAATTTCAGTTAGTATTGAAAAATTTCATCCGACATTGATTTCACTTGTTGCCGCACAACTTTCAGAATTATTAAAAATTGATTTTGAATTTTCATCAATCAAAAATTGTTTGATCGGCGGCGGACCATCTTCATCATCACTAATGACGGAAGCTATAAATAAAGGATGGAAAGTATCAAAGGTTTACGGTTCAACCGAAACTTCCGCTATGGTTGCAGGTTTCTCCGTTAATGATTATCCGGAAAAAATAAATTCATCCGGAAAAATATTTGATGATGTCAAGATCAGAATTGTTGATGAATCAGGAAAGGAATTAAGTAGTAACAATGAAGGTGAAATTCATATTAAATCTGACTCCGTTATGCCAGGATATTTAAATAATCCTGAACTCACATCACAACTTCTGGTTGATGGCTTGTATCACACTGGTGATTTTGGCTACCTGGATGATGAAGGATTTTTGTTCATCACTTCACGCAGATCAGATATTATAGTTACAGGTGGTGAGAATGTAAATACTTTTGAAGTAGAAAATGTTATACTCTCAAATGAATATGTTAGTGAAACATCGGTTGTAGGAATTGCTGATGAGAAGTGGGGACAAGTTGTGTGTGCAGCAGTTGTATTAAAGAATAATTTTAGTCTTTCTGAATCTGAATTGAAAATTTTTCTAAAAGAAAATCTTGCGTCATTCAAAATTCCGAAAAAGTTTATCTTCATTGATGAGTTGCCAAAGTCTCCACTCAGTAAAATCGAAAAAGAAAAAATCCGTGCGATGTTTACTGTTGAATAA
- the menC gene encoding o-succinylbenzoate synthase: MKKLELSYLPYEFKLKKTFATSGISFNSRKGFIVSLTSENGKSGVGDCAPFPEFSSETYEEAELALSKSELHVKIDKLDPLNSIEESLKPLHHFPALRHGVEQALLSLVCSEMNMHLSELLSVNPKDIVKVNAVLGMVSTEEALDEVKSFLAKGYSTVKVKSGRDNFEDDYNLIKKLREEFGNIISLRIDSNGKWNVEGAKVFLNRLEEFDIEYAEQPVAGNDEMSELKSFTKIPLAVDESLRTNDDALDIIINGTADVLILKPMMIGGLIPTLQIIDNAKRSGIKCVISSSFESAVGRAFATFAAACIEDDVAHGLSVGEYFEEDIEQFILPIRNGFISLKK, encoded by the coding sequence ATGAAAAAACTCGAGCTAAGTTATCTTCCTTATGAATTTAAATTGAAAAAAACATTTGCTACATCAGGCATTAGTTTTAATTCGCGAAAAGGATTCATTGTAAGTCTTACAAGCGAAAATGGTAAATCGGGTGTTGGTGATTGTGCACCCTTTCCTGAATTTAGTTCTGAAACTTATGAAGAAGCCGAACTCGCATTATCAAAGAGTGAATTGCATGTTAAGATTGACAAACTCGATCCGCTAAACAGCATAGAAGAAAGTTTAAAACCACTTCACCACTTCCCTGCTTTAAGGCATGGTGTAGAACAGGCATTGCTTTCACTCGTTTGTTCTGAAATGAACATGCATCTTTCGGAATTACTTAGCGTGAATCCAAAAGATATTGTAAAAGTGAATGCAGTACTTGGGATGGTAAGCACTGAGGAAGCCCTTGATGAAGTCAAATCATTTTTAGCTAAAGGATATTCAACTGTAAAAGTAAAATCAGGTCGTGATAATTTTGAAGACGATTATAACCTTATAAAAAAACTGCGTGAAGAATTCGGGAATATAATCTCATTACGAATTGACTCAAATGGAAAATGGAATGTTGAAGGCGCAAAAGTTTTTCTTAACAGGCTTGAAGAATTTGATATTGAATATGCTGAGCAACCGGTTGCTGGTAACGATGAAATGTCAGAGCTAAAATCGTTTACTAAAATTCCCCTGGCAGTTGATGAGTCATTAAGAACAAATGATGATGCGCTTGATATAATCATCAACGGAACTGCAGATGTGCTTATCCTTAAACCAATGATGATAGGCGGATTGATTCCGACATTACAGATAATTGATAACGCAAAACGATCAGGAATTAAATGCGTAATCTCATCATCATTTGAATCAGCAGTGGGGAGAGCTTTTGCAACATTCGCTGCAGCTTGTATTGAAGATGATGTTGCCCACGGTTTAAGTGTCGGCGAATATTTTGAAGAAGACATAGAACAATTTATTCTTCCGATAAGAAATGGATTTATAAGTTTGAAGAAATAA
- a CDS encoding 1,4-dihydroxy-2-naphthoate polyprenyltransferase: MVKVVTSKFNSWILASRPKTLLAAFVPVMVGSALAINQNKFEWHLSAIALLCSILIQVGTNFTNDLFDFYKGADTDKRKGPARVLASGLISINEMKTGIAVVFGLAFLLGLYLVFTSGILILIIGILSIIAGIAYTAGPFPLAYKGLGDIASFIFFGLVGTVGTFYLHTNEISFIAVMTSVPVGALITNILVVNNFRDIDEDRAAGKNTLAVKLGKTFSIYEFIFFNVISFLVPLVLYAQYNFGYWIFLTYILIPLAFILTRMLYTLNGTQLNKTLELTAKFSAMYGVLFSIGLAI; the protein is encoded by the coding sequence ATGGTAAAGGTTGTAACATCAAAATTTAACTCCTGGATTTTAGCAAGCAGACCAAAAACTTTGTTAGCAGCATTTGTTCCTGTGATGGTTGGATCTGCATTAGCAATTAATCAAAATAAATTTGAATGGCATCTATCTGCAATCGCACTTCTCTGCTCAATACTGATTCAGGTCGGAACAAATTTTACAAATGATCTGTTCGATTTTTATAAAGGCGCTGATACCGACAAACGTAAAGGTCCGGCAAGAGTTTTAGCAAGTGGTTTAATTTCAATTAATGAAATGAAAACCGGAATTGCAGTTGTGTTCGGTTTAGCTTTTCTTCTTGGACTTTATTTAGTATTTACTTCAGGGATACTGATATTGATTATCGGGATACTCTCAATCATTGCTGGTATAGCATATACAGCAGGACCGTTCCCGCTGGCTTATAAAGGGCTTGGTGACATCGCATCGTTTATATTCTTTGGGTTGGTTGGAACTGTCGGCACATTTTATTTGCATACAAATGAAATATCATTTATCGCTGTGATGACTTCGGTTCCTGTTGGCGCATTGATCACTAACATTCTCGTTGTAAATAATTTCAGAGATATAGACGAAGATAGAGCAGCGGGAAAAAATACACTTGCGGTAAAACTTGGTAAAACTTTTTCGATTTATGAGTTTATCTTTTTTAATGTTATTTCATTTTTAGTTCCGCTCGTGCTGTACGCACAATATAATTTTGGTTACTGGATTTTTTTAACATATATATTAATTCCGCTGGCATTTATTCTTACGAGAATGTTATACACTCTTAACGGGACACAGTTAAACAAAACACTTGAACTCACCGCTAAATTTTCAGCAATGTACGGAGTTCTGTTTTCTATAGGATTGGCAATATGA
- the menB gene encoding 1,4-dihydroxy-2-naphthoyl-CoA synthase, with product MSFNWKNVRDYNDIIYEKMEGIAKVTINRPEVRNAFRPETVKEMIDAFVDAREDQKIGVILLTGKGPAKDGKYAFCSGGDQRIRGDKGYVGKDDGVPRLNVLDLQKLIRSIPKPVIALVAGYAIGGGHVLHVVCDLTIAADNAIFGQTGPKVGSFDGGFGSSYLARIVGQKKAREIWYLCKQYNALEAEAMGLVNKVVPVEQLEEEGVEWAKQILQHSPMSLRILKSAFNAELDGQQGIQELAGNATLLYYMSEEAQEGKKAYLEKRKPDFKKFPKLP from the coding sequence ATGTCATTCAACTGGAAAAATGTCAGAGACTATAACGACATCATATATGAAAAGATGGAAGGGATTGCTAAAGTAACAATCAACAGACCCGAAGTAAGAAATGCATTCCGCCCTGAAACTGTTAAGGAAATGATTGACGCATTTGTTGATGCTCGTGAGGATCAGAAAATAGGTGTAATACTTTTAACAGGAAAAGGACCAGCTAAAGATGGTAAGTACGCTTTCTGTTCAGGCGGTGATCAAAGAATTCGTGGTGATAAAGGTTATGTTGGTAAAGATGATGGCGTTCCAAGATTAAATGTTCTTGATCTTCAAAAATTAATTCGAAGTATTCCCAAACCTGTTATAGCTCTTGTTGCCGGTTATGCAATAGGCGGCGGACACGTTCTTCATGTTGTTTGTGATCTTACAATTGCCGCAGATAATGCAATCTTCGGTCAAACCGGTCCAAAGGTAGGCAGCTTTGATGGCGGATTCGGTTCAAGTTATCTTGCAAGAATTGTTGGTCAGAAAAAAGCCAGGGAAATCTGGTATCTCTGCAAACAATATAATGCACTGGAAGCCGAGGCTATGGGATTGGTAAACAAAGTTGTTCCTGTTGAACAACTTGAAGAAGAAGGTGTTGAATGGGCTAAACAAATATTGCAGCATAGTCCAATGTCACTAAGAATTTTAAAGTCCGCATTCAATGCTGAGCTTGACGGACAGCAAGGAATACAGGAACTTGCGGGCAACGCAACACTTTTATATTATATGAGTGAGGAAGCACAGGAAGGAAAGAAAGCTTACCTTGAAAAACGTAAACCGGATTTCAAAAAATTTCCGAAGCTGCCGTAG
- the menH gene encoding 2-succinyl-6-hydroxy-2,4-cyclohexadiene-1-carboxylate synthase encodes MLINSSGVNINVYVKGNLNSDTNILVLLHGFTGSSLDWTELIENLSPEFFTIAVDLIGHGKSDSPDDISLYTADAISKQILDVINHFTDRKVCLLGYSMGGRAALTFSVKYPEKVKALILESTSPGIKDEVERTQRVESDNNLAQFILTNPIEYFVDKWMNLEIFGTQKKLPAHKLNEIRERKLLNNKTGLANSLKGFGTGVMPHVYEQLKDIIVPTLLITGELDKKFTEINFEMAKILSNAVHSIVSGVGHNVHLEGTESYISIINKSPITF; translated from the coding sequence ATGCTGATTAATTCTTCCGGTGTTAACATAAATGTTTATGTAAAGGGCAATTTAAATTCCGACACAAATATTTTAGTACTTCTTCACGGATTTACCGGTTCATCACTCGATTGGACTGAATTGATTGAAAATTTATCACCGGAATTTTTTACAATTGCGGTAGACTTAATTGGTCACGGCAAAAGTGACTCCCCTGACGATATTTCTCTCTATACTGCGGATGCAATCTCGAAACAAATTCTTGATGTTATAAATCACTTCACTGACAGGAAAGTATGTTTACTCGGTTATTCAATGGGCGGAAGAGCTGCTTTGACTTTTTCCGTTAAGTATCCCGAGAAAGTAAAAGCGCTAATTCTTGAGAGTACTTCTCCTGGAATTAAAGATGAAGTAGAAAGAACACAACGCGTTGAATCAGATAATAATCTTGCTCAATTTATTTTAACTAATCCGATTGAATATTTTGTTGATAAATGGATGAACCTCGAAATTTTCGGGACCCAAAAAAAATTACCTGCTCACAAACTAAATGAGATTCGTGAAAGAAAATTATTAAACAATAAAACAGGACTTGCAAATTCCCTCAAAGGATTTGGGACAGGTGTAATGCCTCACGTGTACGAGCAGTTAAAAGATATCATAGTTCCAACCTTGCTCATTACCGGTGAGTTAGATAAAAAATTCACTGAAATAAATTTTGAGATGGCTAAAATACTGTCAAATGCTGTTCATAGTATTGTGAGTGGTGTTGGACATAATGTGCATCTTGAAGGTACAGAATCTTATATCTCAATCATTAATAAATCTCCAATTACATTCTAA
- the menD gene encoding 2-succinyl-5-enolpyruvyl-6-hydroxy-3-cyclohexene-1-carboxylic-acid synthase: MQKVNRNYLWCEAFVETLAAAGIKYCCISPGSRSTPLTLAFASNKKIKTFINVDERNSAFIALGLAKSSGTAVALVCTSGTAVAEFYPAIIEAFQQRIPLVICSADRPDYLVNTGANQTINQNNIYANHIRFFFDAGLPSTKNKDILSFLSKVRKALGIGLFTDRGPVHINFPFEKPLEPKSFTDSISDSQVKSIFTFAQKPIITRNKSKTFDLWERNLLKEIMHTPYGMIIFGPGEPRYRLRRLTAAFSQLTGYPILSDGCSQLRFGVHNKSNVITNYNTILSSPELINKINPDLIIQLGRTPTSKVIEDFFASVNSKRYIINEFGDRFDPQGTAHKILQCPPEIFLEKFIHELSKEKSIRQIDKRNEKLLQLDKQSEKLKTKYFSLKDFSNEVRVLTEVINNLPDKSNLFISNSTPVRDLDTFGSKTDKDIRVYNNRGASGIDGITSTAIGVALDSKQPTVLITGDLSFYYDINSLVNLKKVKTPFIVVLINNNGGGLFRALPISKSRKHFEEYFITAQNLDYKSIVRSFGVKYAHIRSSAQLVKWFKQAVKSKLQVVLEVKTDSKKSLKSRVEFRKIAQAEMSLKNAD, from the coding sequence ATGCAAAAAGTTAACCGGAACTATTTATGGTGTGAAGCTTTTGTAGAAACTCTCGCTGCTGCTGGAATTAAATATTGTTGTATCTCTCCCGGTTCAAGAAGTACTCCACTTACTCTTGCTTTCGCTTCAAACAAAAAAATAAAAACATTTATTAATGTTGATGAAAGAAATTCTGCATTTATCGCACTTGGACTTGCCAAGTCTTCCGGGACCGCAGTAGCATTGGTATGTACTTCCGGTACTGCTGTTGCCGAATTTTATCCTGCAATTATTGAAGCCTTTCAACAAAGAATCCCGCTTGTTATTTGTTCTGCAGACCGACCTGATTATCTTGTTAATACCGGTGCAAACCAGACAATCAATCAGAATAATATTTATGCAAATCACATAAGATTTTTTTTTGATGCGGGTTTACCATCGACTAAAAATAAGGATATACTTTCTTTCCTGAGTAAAGTCAGAAAGGCTTTAGGTATAGGATTATTTACGGATCGCGGACCAGTTCATATTAACTTCCCTTTTGAAAAACCACTTGAGCCAAAATCTTTTACTGATAGTATTTCCGATAGTCAGGTTAAATCTATTTTTACCTTCGCTCAAAAACCAATCATTACAAGGAATAAATCAAAAACATTTGACCTTTGGGAAAGAAATCTTCTTAAAGAAATAATGCACACTCCGTATGGAATGATAATTTTTGGTCCCGGTGAACCAAGATACAGGCTTCGAAGATTAACGGCAGCTTTTTCACAACTTACAGGCTACCCTATACTCTCTGATGGCTGTTCACAATTGCGGTTTGGTGTTCACAATAAATCAAATGTGATTACCAACTATAACACAATTCTTAGTTCACCTGAGTTAATAAACAAAATTAATCCTGATCTGATTATACAATTAGGCAGGACGCCAACTTCAAAGGTGATTGAAGATTTTTTTGCATCTGTAAATTCAAAAAGATATATCATCAATGAATTTGGTGACAGGTTCGACCCGCAGGGAACTGCACATAAAATTCTTCAATGTCCTCCTGAAATTTTTCTTGAAAAATTTATTCACGAGTTGAGTAAAGAAAAATCCATCCGTCAAATCGATAAAAGAAATGAAAAATTACTTCAACTTGATAAGCAGTCTGAAAAATTAAAGACAAAATATTTTTCATTAAAAGATTTTTCAAATGAAGTAAGAGTGCTGACTGAAGTGATAAATAATTTGCCTGACAAATCAAACTTGTTTATCTCAAACAGTACGCCGGTGCGAGACCTCGATACTTTTGGTTCAAAGACTGATAAAGATATCAGGGTTTACAACAACCGCGGCGCCAGCGGTATAGATGGTATTACATCAACCGCAATCGGTGTTGCCCTTGATTCAAAACAACCGACAGTACTAATAACCGGCGATCTTTCTTTTTATTACGATATCAATTCTTTAGTCAATCTTAAAAAAGTAAAAACTCCGTTTATAGTCGTGTTGATTAACAATAACGGCGGAGGTCTATTTCGGGCGCTCCCAATATCAAAAAGCCGCAAGCATTTCGAAGAGTATTTTATAACCGCGCAAAACCTGGATTATAAATCAATTGTTCGGTCATTTGGAGTTAAGTACGCTCACATAAGATCCTCAGCACAATTAGTGAAATGGTTTAAGCAAGCTGTTAAGTCGAAGTTGCAGGTTGTTCTTGAAGTAAAAACAGATTCAAAAAAATCACTTAAGTCAAGAGTGGAGTTTAGAAAAATTGCTCAGGCTGAAATGAGTTTGAAAAATGCTGATTAA
- a CDS encoding isochorismate synthase → MQDISTEIISSLNNFLAGSKSKIKDAPDGQVLINFIIPIPGFDFEKKIDSLSKLFPRSFYYNNPVEKFSFLALDEILTVAENGDGRFAATEKKLKGWREKFISNQSDYNGMQFPLFVGAMKFTVEHSDNDWKDFNDSTWFLPEIIFFKQSEKVFLIFNSLVPSTSSEDRVVKKLKSKLEIILKTKDDETSSVTIKAVSGNTPKDKKKWKTIVQQLIDKLEDGSLKKAVISRRVELQLTDEPSLGFVKDKLRLSNDGCYIFIYRNNKSAFFGASPELLLKLNDNEFTTGALAGSSVRGKDDAEDKQLESDLLKSDKNLREHNLVTEHIINSLKTYSGSVPAVEQLTVRKLKNIQHLYTRITCHNSSASNIFGLVKDLFPTPAVCGVPKETALNIIEDLETDQRGLYSGIIGWFNFNNSVELVVGIRSGLSIGSRVLAYSGAGIVPDSNPDEEYSETEIKLKSILSVFS, encoded by the coding sequence ATGCAGGACATATCAACAGAAATAATTTCTTCTTTAAATAATTTTCTTGCCGGTTCCAAATCAAAAATAAAAGATGCACCCGATGGACAGGTGTTGATTAATTTCATCATACCAATTCCGGGTTTTGACTTTGAAAAGAAAATCGATTCGCTTTCAAAATTATTTCCAAGATCATTTTATTATAATAATCCGGTTGAAAAGTTTTCATTTCTTGCGCTTGATGAAATTCTAACTGTTGCTGAGAATGGTGACGGCAGATTTGCTGCCACTGAAAAAAAACTAAAAGGCTGGCGGGAAAAATTTATTTCAAATCAGTCTGACTATAACGGGATGCAATTTCCTTTATTTGTCGGTGCAATGAAATTCACAGTTGAGCATTCAGATAATGACTGGAAAGATTTTAATGATTCAACATGGTTTCTGCCGGAAATTATTTTTTTCAAGCAGTCAGAAAAAGTATTTCTGATTTTCAATTCACTTGTACCTTCAACTTCATCGGAAGACAGAGTTGTAAAGAAACTAAAGTCTAAGCTGGAAATCATTTTAAAGACTAAGGATGACGAAACTAGTTCAGTTACAATTAAAGCCGTTTCAGGTAATACACCTAAAGATAAAAAAAAATGGAAGACCATTGTTCAGCAGCTCATAGATAAACTGGAAGATGGGTCACTTAAGAAAGCAGTGATATCAAGAAGGGTTGAATTACAGCTTACAGATGAGCCGTCATTAGGATTTGTAAAAGATAAACTACGGTTGTCTAATGACGGTTGTTATATTTTTATTTACCGGAATAATAAATCAGCATTCTTCGGCGCATCACCTGAATTACTATTGAAACTGAATGACAATGAATTTACAACAGGTGCTCTTGCCGGCTCATCAGTGCGTGGTAAAGATGATGCCGAGGATAAACAGCTTGAATCCGATTTATTGAAGAGCGATAAAAACCTTCGTGAACATAATCTGGTCACCGAGCATATCATCAATTCATTAAAGACTTATTCAGGATCAGTCCCTGCAGTTGAACAGCTTACAGTTCGCAAGTTGAAAAATATTCAGCACCTTTATACAAGAATAACGTGTCACAATTCATCAGCATCAAATATTTTCGGATTGGTTAAAGATCTTTTTCCCACTCCTGCTGTTTGTGGCGTTCCGAAAGAAACGGCTTTAAATATTATTGAAGACCTTGAAACTGATCAGAGAGGTTTGTATTCAGGTATAATCGGCTGGTTCAATTTTAATAACTCAGTTGAACTTGTTGTGGGAATTCGTTCAGGGTTAAGCATTGGCAGCCGGGTGCTTGCATATTCTGGTGCCGGAATTGTACCTGACAGTAATCCCGACGAAGAATACTCTGAAACAGAAATAAAGTTAAAATCCATTCTCTCCGTCTTTTCCTGA